One part of the Dysidea avara chromosome 10, odDysAvar1.4, whole genome shotgun sequence genome encodes these proteins:
- the LOC136268873 gene encoding uncharacterized protein has translation MTSVTTYERHRTKAYSHDLRWRVVWQVEGLQYTHNRVAKNLGIDKSTVSRIAGLFRTTGSVSSKQYPKEKAFRKLTAPAQLAVLNFVVENPGTQLKEVQKMLSQQLLLSIDVSTICRFLLKSNFTYQKLSLVATQRSTFLRQKFMLDVSEYKQEMLVFIDETGTDSQKALRTHGYSLRGVPANYHKPLVRGSRVSAIAAMSTEGIRDVKISQGTNNGDTFYNFVETILLPHLQPFDGISSHSIVVMDNCSIHHTQNVVSLIEEVGVIVHFLPPYSPDLNPIEEAFSKAKYNIKYLERIMDTSDLETIMLCTFAMISKQDCQGYISHCNIYT, from the coding sequence ATGACCTCGGTGACGACTTACGAACGACACCGAACAAAAGCTTACAGTCACGATTTACGGTGGAGGGTAGTGTGGCAAGTTGAAGGTTTACAATATACGCATAATAGAGTGGCAAAAAATTTGGGAATTGACAAGTCAACAGTTAGCAGAATAGCAGGTTTATTTCGAACCACCGGTTCTGTGTCTAGTAAGCAATACCCAAAGGAGAAGGCATTTAGAAAGCTAACTGCTCCAGCTCAGTTGGCAGTGTTAAACTTTGTTGTGGAGAATCCTGGGACTCAACTTAAAGAAGTACAGAAGATGCTTTCACAACAGCTGCTGTTGAGtattgatgtctctacaatctGCAGGTTTTTACTCAAAAGCAATTTCACTTACCAAAAGCTGAGTTTAGTAGCAACACAAAGGTCCACATTTCTCCGACAAAAGTTCATGTTAGATGTGTCTGAGTACAAACAAGAAATGCTTGTGTTTATTGATGAGACCGGAACTGACAGCCAAAAAGCATTGAGAACCCATGGTTACAGCCTGCGTGGAGTTCCAGCAAATTACCACAAACCATTAGTAAGGGGGTCACGTGTGTCTGCAATAGCTGCAATGTCAACAGAAGGTATTCGTGATGTCAAGATTAGCCAAGGGACTAACAATGGTGATACCTTTTACAATTTTGTTGAAACAATCTTGCTGCCACACTTACAACCATTTGATGGCATCAGTAGCCATAGCATAGTGGTCATGGATAACTGCTCTATTCATCACACGCAAAATGTAGTTTCGTTGATTGAAGAAGTAGGTGTAATTGTTCATTTTCTGCCACCTTATTCACCAGATCTAAATCCAATTGAGGAAGCATTCTCTAAAGCTAAATACAACATCAAATACTTAGAGAGAATTATGGATACAAGTGATTTAGAAACTATCATGCTTTGCACATTTGCAATGATTTCAAAACAAGATTGTCAGGGTTATATTTCTCATTGTAACATTTATACATAA